In Candidatus Methylomirabilis tolerans, the sequence CGACGTTCCGTCGAGGCGGATCGCCGGCTGGTTGCCCAGGCGCGTGCCGATGACCTCGCTGCCGACGACCCAGATCTCGGTGCGCCACAGGCGGCGCCCCCCGATGACCCAGAGCGCCATGCGCTCGCCGGGCTCGGCCGTCCACGTGCGAACGAGCGCCATCGACGAGTGCGCGTCGTGGACGACGGCGTCGCCGAAGTCGAACACCAGCGAGCGCGTGCCCTTGCCGTCCGGCGTGTAGTGGACCGTGGCGCCGTGATCGCGGAACTCCGTCTCGGCGCGGTAGCGCTTCGCGCCGAACACGACGTCCGACGTCGTGCGGACCGGTCGCATCCGGTCGAGATCGATGATCGACGTGACGTCGTCCTTCACTTCCTTGATGAGCGCGAACGCGCCGGCCGACTTGATCACCGAGGTCACGGCGATCGCGCGCCGCCCGTCGACGGCGCCGGGCTGTCCGGCGGCGAACTGGGCTTCGCCGGCGAGCACGCCGGCGAGGCGCACCTCGAAGGCGAGCTGCTCGCCGGGGGCGAAGCCGACGATCTGGTCGTCGGTGCTGGTGGGACCGGGCGCGAGCGTCGGCTGCCGCGTGTGGCGGCGAGGCAGGCGAGGACGACGC encodes:
- a CDS encoding DUF3108 domain-containing protein, giving the protein MPRRHTRQPTLAPGPTSTDDQIVGFAPGEQLAFEVRLAGVLAGEAQFAAGQPGAVDGRRAIAVTSVIKSAGAFALIKEVKDDVTSIIDLDRMRPVRTTSDVVFGAKRYRAETEFRDHGATVHYTPDGKGTRSLVFDFGDAVVHDAHSSMALVRTWTAEPGERMALWVIGGRRLWRTEIWVVGSEVIGTRLGNQPAIRLDGTSVRSRADLSPEPNKKPRSFSVWLSDDADRVPLRFSARTELGDIVIELVAYERP